One genomic region from Apteryx mantelli isolate bAptMan1 chromosome 7, bAptMan1.hap1, whole genome shotgun sequence encodes:
- the EIF4EBP2 gene encoding eukaryotic translation initiation factor 4E-binding protein 2: MASAGGHQPSQSRAIPPRTRTVAISDAAQLPHDYCTTPGGTLFSTTPGGTRIIYDRKFLLDRRNSPMAQTPPCHLPNIPGVTSPGSAVEEPKVEVNNLNNHDGKPSMGDDAQFEMDI; encoded by the exons ATGGCGTCCGCCGGCGGCCACCAGCCGAGCCAGAGCCGCGCCATCCCGCCGCGCACCCGCACCGTGGCCATCAGCGACGCGGCGCAGCTACCTCACGACTACTGCACCACGCCCGGCGGCACCCTCTTCTCCACCACGCCCGGAG GTACCCGGATCATCTACGACCGAAAGTTCCTGCTAGACCGCCGCAACTCCCCCATGGCCCAGACGCCGCCGTGCCATCTCCCGAATATTCCCGGTGTCACCAGCCCCGGCTCCGCAGTCGAGGAGCCCAAAGTGGAGGTTAACAATCTGAACAATCATGACGGGAAGCCTTCGATGG GGGACGATGCGCAGTTCGAGATGGATATCTGA